The following is a genomic window from Micromonospora cathayae.
AGCACCCCGTCGTTGCAGCCGATCTCGACCATGAACGGGTCAGCCCCGGTCAGCTCGGTCTCCAGGAAGTCCAGGGCGGTGCGGGTGAAGTGTTCCCGCATCACCGACGACCCGGACGAGTGGTAGGGGTAGTCCTGGTGGAACATCCGCTCGCGCGGGACCTCCTCGGTCAACTGGACCATCGTGCACGCCACGCAGCGCCCGACGGCGAGCCGGTAGAAGAACTCCCCGTCGACGTCGGCTGGACGCAGAAACGCGTCGGACAGCGGCTGGCGACCGAGGTCCAGGAACTCCTCGACCCCACCGCCGCAGATTCGACATTCGGTCACCGGCGCATCCGCCTTTCTTCACCGGCCGCTGCCGGCCGCTCGTGGACCGCACTTCCCGTGCCGGGCCGGGCGTCGTCCCCGTGCCCTGGCACAGCATGTCGTCGGGCCGGACGGCGTCGCATCTCCCAACGTGCGACGAAGATCGCCGGCGCGGGCGGGCCGCGCCGGCACGCCCACAGACATCGACGGCCCGCAATTCAAAAGACGATCGTGGCGACCCGGCGACGCCATACTGGGGGTCCGAGCGTCGGCTCCCTCTCCAGGGGCCCGAGGGGACGGCCCGCGCCTGGCCGGGGCGGCCGTCGCTGATCGCCTAGGTGGAAGGACGCCGATGCGGATTCTCTTCGTGACCAATCCCTTCCGGTCACACCTGTACATGCAGGTGCCCCTCGCGTGGGCGCTGCGCACCGCGGGCCACGAGGTGTACGTCGCCGGCCCGCCGGACGTGGCCGACGACATCGTCCGCACCGGGCTGGCCGGCATCGCGATCGGCGAGAGTCTCCGCCTCGAGGAGATGATGGCGCAGGCGGTGCCGGTCGAGGACCCGAGGGGACCGGCCGACCCGAGGGGCCAGCGCACCGGACGGTCGGTGCAGAGCGACTACGGCTGGGGTGATCCGCACGTCGAGTACGACGACTACGTCTCGGGCGTACGGCAGGTGTTCTTCCCGGACTCCACCACCGACGACCTGGTGGCCTTCGCCCGGTCCTGGCGGCCCGACCTGGTGATCGCCGACCCGACCGCCTTCCCGGCCGTGGTGGCCGCCCGGGCCGTCGGCGCGGCGCACGCCCGGATGCTGTTCGCCACCGACCGGACGGTCCAGCTGCGGCAAGCCTGCCGGCCCGGGTTCGACACCGCCGGCGACCCGCTGCGTGACTGGCTGGAGCCGATCATGCGGCGGTACGGCCAGGAGTTCGACGAAGCGGCGACGCTCGGCCAGTGGACCATCTCCCCCATGCCGACCTGGATCTGGCAGCCGGCGGGGGCGCACTACCTGCCGATGCGCAACGTGCCGTTCAACGGCCCCTCGGCCACCCCGCGGTGGGTGTTCGAGCCGCCGACCCGTCGACGGATCTGCATCACGCTGGGCATCTCGCACCGGGACGCCAAGATCGGCGGCGCGGTGTCGGCGCAGGCGCTCTTCGACGGGGTGGCCGACCTCGACGTCGAGGTGATCGCGACCCTCAACGCCCAGCAGCTCGACGGGATCACCGACATCCCGGACAACGTCCGCACCGTCGACTTCGTCCCGTTGAACGCGTTGCTGCCCACCTGCTCGGCGATCGTGCACGAGGGCGGGTCGGGCGGGCTGGCCGCCGCGCTGGAGGCCGGCGTACCGCAGGTCATCGTGCCCAACGACTTCAAGGTCGAGAAGTGGTGGGGCCCGATCACCATGGCGGACGGGCTGGAGGCGCGCGGCGTCGGGGTGTACGCGGCCAACGCCGGGCGGCTCACCGCCGACGTGCTGCGCGACGCCCTCAAGCGGGTGCTGGACGACCCGTCGTACGCGGCGAACGCGGCCCGGGTCCGCACCGAGGTGCAGGCGATGCCGAGCCCGAGCGACATCGTGCCGGTGTTGGAGAAGCTGACGCTCGAGTACCGCGCGCCCCGTCCCTGAGTCGGGCGGGCGCGCCGACAGTCGGACCCGTCCCGGGCGGCGCGGGTGCGGTCGCGTGGGGTTCCCGGTGGGTGAGTCCACCGGGGACCCCACGTCGGCGTCGCGCCCGGCCCGGGGTGACCGCCCGGTGAATCTGCCCCGGCACGTTCCGGCGGCCTTCCGTGGGCGGCCGGACGCGCCGGGCGCATCGGCCGGGCCGACTGCGGGACGGCCGGGCCGACTGCGGGACGGCCGGGCCGACTGCGGGACGGCCGGGACGAGCGGGCCGGGTGGCGGAACCGCCGGGACGGGAGCCGGCCGGCGCGGCCGGGCGCACCGGCGGGAGCAGCCCCGGGACGCCTCGACGCCCGCACCCGGACCGCGTCGGCGGGCGGTCGGGTACGGGCGTCGTGGGCGGCCGACGGGGATGATCAGCCGCGGGCGAGGATCTTGCGCA
Proteins encoded in this region:
- a CDS encoding activator-dependent family glycosyltransferase: MRILFVTNPFRSHLYMQVPLAWALRTAGHEVYVAGPPDVADDIVRTGLAGIAIGESLRLEEMMAQAVPVEDPRGPADPRGQRTGRSVQSDYGWGDPHVEYDDYVSGVRQVFFPDSTTDDLVAFARSWRPDLVIADPTAFPAVVAARAVGAAHARMLFATDRTVQLRQACRPGFDTAGDPLRDWLEPIMRRYGQEFDEAATLGQWTISPMPTWIWQPAGAHYLPMRNVPFNGPSATPRWVFEPPTRRRICITLGISHRDAKIGGAVSAQALFDGVADLDVEVIATLNAQQLDGITDIPDNVRTVDFVPLNALLPTCSAIVHEGGSGGLAAALEAGVPQVIVPNDFKVEKWWGPITMADGLEARGVGVYAANAGRLTADVLRDALKRVLDDPSYAANAARVRTEVQAMPSPSDIVPVLEKLTLEYRAPRP